Proteins encoded together in one Heterodontus francisci isolate sHetFra1 chromosome 20, sHetFra1.hap1, whole genome shotgun sequence window:
- the LOC137380976 gene encoding transcriptional and immune response regulator-like — translation MLTGGDQLALSVCRMEPYSAPCPVCPAWFGSRWVRKSRKKASANIFQDVDLGQMQALFRKSGDENAEERARIIWEKEKQGDQDITQALMELKSRKTQLFFQHNKTGAEFLGLMWMKAFNRLRIKDGGKGSEYESSGSVERSQRTKIKRKRLSAKRSHRKLL, via the exons ATGTTAACCGGTGGGGACCAGCTGGCGCTCAGCGTTTGCAGGATGGAGCCTTACTCTGCTCCGTGCCCCGTCTGCCCGGCCTGGTTTGGCAGCAGGTGGGTGCGCAAGTCCCGCAAGAAAGCCTCGGCCAACATCTTCCAGGACGTGGACCTGGGGCAGATGCAAGCGCTGTTCAGGAAGAGTGGGGACGAGAACGCTGAGGAGCGGGCGAGGATCATCTGGGAGAAGGAGAAGCAAGGAGACCAGGACATTACACAGGCTCTGATGGAGCTGAAGTCCAGGAAGACTCAGCTCTTTTTCCAGCACAATAAAACTGGAGCAGAGTTCTTGGGGCTGATGTGGATGAAAGCCTTTAACAGACTGCG TATCAAGGATGGAGGAAAGGGTTCTGAGTACGAATCTAGCGGCAGCGTGGAACGATCGCAAAGGACCAAGATTAAGAGAAAGAGACTCAGTGCAAAGAGGTCGCACAGAAAACTGCTTTAA